Proteins from one Clostridium cellulovorans 743B genomic window:
- a CDS encoding ArsR/SmtB family transcription factor, which translates to MIHITDLNEGLPLFKALSSDIRIKIIGLLSEYTQLNMNELSEKLELSNGAITMHVKKLEECGLIKISTLTAKHGTQKICALHEDKFVIDIVKDEVPNSYEVEIGIGHYNSYDIYPTCGIATKDKLIGEVDNPSYFADPERINSDILWFTKGFIEYRIPNYLKPGQNFSEIQISMEISSEAPGNCSIWPSDIHFSLNDMHLGAWTSPGDYADSKGILTPSWWFPNWNQYGLLKLLYINKYGTFIDGLKISDVTISDINLNYKSDLSIKLSVPEDTKNIGGLTIFGKNFGNYNQGINIRVIYE; encoded by the coding sequence ATGATTCATATTACAGATCTTAATGAAGGTTTGCCATTATTTAAGGCTTTAAGTTCTGACATAAGAATAAAAATAATTGGACTTTTATCAGAATATACGCAACTAAACATGAATGAACTCTCAGAAAAGTTAGAATTATCCAATGGTGCTATAACTATGCACGTAAAAAAGTTAGAAGAATGTGGTCTAATTAAAATTAGCACTTTAACAGCAAAGCACGGTACTCAAAAAATTTGTGCTCTTCACGAGGATAAATTCGTTATCGATATAGTTAAAGATGAAGTCCCTAATTCCTACGAAGTAGAAATAGGTATAGGTCACTATAATTCTTACGACATTTATCCAACTTGCGGTATTGCAACCAAAGATAAACTTATAGGTGAAGTAGACAATCCAAGTTATTTCGCTGATCCTGAAAGAATTAACAGCGATATTCTTTGGTTTACTAAAGGTTTTATCGAATATAGAATTCCAAACTACTTGAAACCAGGACAAAATTTCTCAGAAATACAAATCTCTATGGAGATTAGTTCAGAAGCTCCTGGAAATTGTTCTATTTGGCCTTCCGATATTCATTTCAGCTTAAATGATATGCATTTAGGAGCTTGGACTAGCCCAGGAGATTATGCAGACAGTAAAGGTATATTAACACCTTCTTGGTGGTTTCCAAATTGGAATCAATATGGGTTATTAAAGTTACTTTACATCAATAAATACGGTACTTTTATCGACGGACTAAAAATTTCTGATGTAACAATAAGTGATATTAACTTAAACTACAAAAGTGATTTATCAATAAAATTATCAGTTCCAGAAGACACTAAAAACATAGGCGGCTTAACAATTTTCGGAAAGAACTTCGGGAACTACAACCAAGGAATAAACATAAGGGTAATTTACGAATAA
- a CDS encoding aldose epimerase family protein yields MSITKELFGKTHNGEDAYIFTVKNSNGITAKLTNFGAILVALNTPDSNGNFADIVLGYDDFEGYLENPQNLGATIGRTGNRIKDAEFYINDIKYTLAKNDGENSLHGGLNNYKKVLWNSEIIETPDYDAVEFTYLSKDGEEGYPGNLNVKVTYSLTKDNSLKIDTEAVADKDTVVNIVNHSYFNLGGHDSGSIFNHKLQINADTFTPIAPDIIPTGELKKVEGTPMDFRTLSQISKMIDYNFEQIAFVNGYDHNWVLNTNGDISLLATKVLDEKTGRLMDIFTTKPGIQFYSGNFLDGAEKGKNGVAYQKGDGLCLETQYFPNAINCPSFPSPILKANEKYTHTTIYKFSTK; encoded by the coding sequence CGGTTAAAAATTCTAATGGTATAACCGCTAAATTAACTAACTTCGGTGCTATACTAGTTGCACTTAATACGCCTGATTCTAATGGCAATTTTGCAGATATAGTTTTAGGTTATGATGATTTTGAAGGCTATCTTGAAAATCCACAAAATCTAGGTGCCACTATAGGAAGAACTGGGAACAGAATAAAAGATGCAGAATTCTATATTAATGATATAAAATATACACTAGCAAAAAATGATGGAGAAAATTCTCTTCATGGAGGCCTTAATAACTATAAAAAAGTTTTATGGAATTCAGAAATAATTGAAACTCCAGATTATGATGCTGTTGAATTCACATATCTAAGTAAAGATGGTGAAGAGGGCTATCCTGGAAATCTCAATGTTAAAGTTACATACTCCTTAACAAAAGATAATTCCTTAAAGATAGATACTGAGGCAGTAGCAGATAAAGATACAGTAGTTAACATTGTTAATCATTCCTACTTTAACCTTGGTGGTCATGACAGTGGATCTATCTTCAATCATAAACTACAAATTAACGCAGATACATTCACTCCAATAGCCCCAGATATTATTCCTACTGGTGAGTTGAAAAAAGTCGAAGGAACACCAATGGACTTTAGAACTCTTTCACAAATTTCTAAAATGATTGACTATAATTTTGAACAAATTGCTTTTGTTAACGGCTATGATCATAATTGGGTTTTAAATACAAATGGAGACATTTCCCTTTTAGCCACAAAAGTTTTAGATGAAAAAACTGGAAGATTAATGGATATCTTTACAACTAAACCAGGAATTCAATTTTATAGCGGTAATTTTCTAGATGGTGCAGAAAAAGGCAAAAACGGAGTTGCTTATCAAAAAGGGGATGGCTTATGTCTTGAAACTCAATACTTCCCTAACGCTATAAATTGCCCTTCTTTTCCTTCCCCTATATTAAAAGCTAATGAAAAATACACTCACACCACAATTTATAAATTTTCAACGAAATAA